GTTGAATCTTACCTTAAATTACAAAAACTGTTCGAAGTGATGTCCACCTGCTAATAGGTAAGCTTCATATCACTTCAATGCTTTGTTGAACACCAAGCACAGATGTTGTGCTAATGTTATTTCTATCAAttggttattttaccacgctttattAACTGCTGTGGTTaattagcatctgaatgagatgaaggtgataatgtcaagAGAAACGATTCcaggtccagtgccgaaagatgcccagcatttgctcttaatgagttgggaaaaatcccgaaaaatACTCAACCTTTGTGGAATGAACTGGCCGACATGCTTGCAAGGAAAGGAACAacattattacaaacaaaattaaagtcaattttctattttcatcaataaaacgagtaataaaaacaaaactcTGACAACAGTACTCGCAAGAATTGCAAAAAACTGCTGCAGACAAGAAATGGAACATCCCTCTGTCCAACCCAGATGCAGTTCCTCAAGGGCGAAGaaaaacagtagtagcagcagcagcttcTAGATTGCgtacaggccatgattgtttagcGAGCCACCTCTACAAAATAGGAATTCTGACTTCACCATCCTGCACTCTATGCAGCACTCAAACTGATATGAACATCTGAAAACCTGCAGCACACTGTCTGGAGAGAGAGACCTAATTGAAAAGTACTGGAGAGCAAGAGCGCTAATGACTTCATTGGCAGATGCCAGGTATTAAACAACAACGCAATCATTtaacttgtcccaagcaggatttgaacctgggcctgctcatttcacggtcaggcatgctaaccattactccacagtggtgaactGTGTAATGTTACGAGTAGAGCTTTGCCTTCAgtcactttgaatacaagttaggtgtaagTCGAGCATTTCTAACCTCACTATGTACAGAGAGCCCTGTCAATCAAAACAGTGCAAGCAGCAGCGAATCAGTCTCCCCGGTACTGTGCTGTGTGTTTACATCTTGCGTCTCTGTGTGTGTATGTTGCGAACAGTAGGTACGATATATTTTACAGTAGTCAAGCtacaaattattatcttataagaCTCAgtaagaataaattatttattttaagtcaaacaaatattatttttacaataaatatattgcaATTACATACTGTAGACGTTGTACAGGTtggaattattagttgaaaagacATACATCTCATTAAACAAAACTATATCTTCTATGAACTTTACGAGCGTCTATGCATTACAATGAATTATCATAAACATTTTCAGAGTCCCTTATGCAAGCTACCACATTTTCATAGCAGGGCAGTAAATGATATCTACGTAATGTTGTTGCACAAGGaagttttctttctgtatatttttccatgaattcttgaaagtgACTATTTTCGATCTTTTCAAATGGAATATCCACTAATACCAACATTTTATACAAGTTATTGTAAAATTCAGACTCAATAGCGGAAAAGTCGGAAGTGGAAGGCACGTTTCCATGCTTTGTAGACAGTTCTTTTGCACATGTAACATGTTTtcgtgttgcaatgtttctctataaaatgccgtttgttggtttttatttctgtgttgcaTACCTTCcagaaaatgttttcttctttttgcaTGAAATACTCCTTACCACATTCTTCAATCAGAGCAGTGATCGTCAAGCACTTGTCTTCGGTTTGTTTTGGCATGTTGACCGCGTACTTCATTCACTGAAAAGCAGAACGCAACTGTGCAGATGAAGGGTGGTGCCACCGAGCTATACTCTATATACTGTACACGTACACTGCTGCGGGTTGCTTGGAGCATTTAGGTGATCAAAGGCAGGACTCTAGTATGAGGAACATTACGAATGTCGTGTAATGGTTGCTCATGTAATAGCTAAGATGCTTCTGAACTCAAATATTGATTGTTTTGGGAATTTACATATTTAGATAAATGTAGTGATGCTTCgttagtaaaaaaaataacagttttgGATTCACAGTGCCGTCATGTACACACTCCAGAAACCAATTACAAAACAGAATCCTAGCTCTCAGGATTAGCCAATCTTTGAATCACTGAAATCTTATGCAACCACAATTTCAGTAATTTGGCTGCTATATGTGTGTGGATTCACTTGAAATTGTATGCTGCTCTGCTAGGTAATTGACAGATTTTCTTCGATTTCTTTCTGTTTCAATGTCATACaatttttcttctattaaaataGTCCTTCACCTGTTTGCTGTCCTCTCCAACATCAAACTGATAGTGCAAAACTTCTTATAATTATAGTCTCTTATCATTGACTTGCTTAGGACATATACAACGGAAATTTTTTCACAGATTTAAACCTATATTCACTAATTGCTGTAGTGTTCTTCGCTAGTCACTAatagtgtctgtttttatacacCGTAATGTACGTTTTAAAGTTATCTTGACCTCAAATAACCTGCCTGGACTGTGGTAAATACAAGTGATTGCCTGAATACCAGATAAAGTGCGTTAAGTACAGCATCATTCGACTCACCTGAGTACTGAGAATCATGGGTTGACTTTTCCATATGGAGTTCCCAAAATAATGGGGGTGCTCGACATTGAATGCTCTGTACATAGAGACTTAATGTCTCCCTATGTCATCTACAGGGTGAGTGGAAAGTAACTTCCTACtggaaattgttaataaatgctgtatatgtactgtatgtatttttttacactgcaagtgggcaagcacccagtggcagtggacacaatataaacaatacacaatgaagttataatatacaatacaattatatacacgatacaattagaatacacaacatttatacacaataattacaatcaataataatacataaaatagcctaattaataattgaacttaattttacattacaacctacatatgtataggccctacataagtttcacattggtactgataataatctttcaccttactttcatctcactcactgtactggcactatgatacatttcactgacactatataacatatttcactgacactatagaacatttcattgacacaataaattgtcactgatacaacagttcaaataacacaaacaattacacccttattcatacttataaacagaactacatttaaactgaacacttctagtctaagaccctcttagaagctatttttttaaatttacaattcaaaccaagcgagtaactcgtcaggctaagtaaatatatgtcaccttaaaaaataaatgtcaccttatagtatatattaatgttgttgttgttttctaatgccaggcatttgacaataaagttatttgacctcttgcgctccaatattagtatatattaatgttttttcaTGAAACATGTAGGATGTTTTCTTTTACAGTGGTAAATGACACCATAATGACACATTGCGAGACATTGCAGGACAGAGCTCCATGTCAGAGGAAAATGTGGAAATGGCATGGGATAAGTTCACCGGAAGTTCCAAGAAGGTTCACAAGATGGTTACAGTCTTATGCTGATAGTTCTTGACAGTAATGCAGTTTACACGAACGAATATTTAATTCCTTGTTTAAAAAATGTCGCATCATGTAGCGGGTAAGACCACTTTCATGAGAGGCCTGTTGTTTTGACATTTTGGTGCTTCTGATGAGCAAATCCCATACCAAATGCACATTTTCTTCTGCCTGGAATTGAAGAACAATCACTTCTGCGAATATCCACCACAGATCCTGTGTTCATGATTTTGTAATGACAATTCTTGATGGTCTTGGGATCCACTGTAGTGCAAGGCCCATGTGCTGTCCGCCATCATCTCTGCACCTGTATGACAACACCAGACTTCGTAATGAGCAGATAAATGAGATTTCTCCTGCAGTGTCGTGCGATGCGCCATTATGGGTCACTTTCTACCACTGTAAAGAAAACATCCTGTAAGTTTCATGACAATACATTAATGTATAGCCTACAAAATTTATTAGTGATTTCCAATAGGGAGTTACTTTCTGCCCACACTCTAAGTctatatttaataaatgaatagtgTTTTGATGTACGAGTATGGTTCTATACGTATAACATATGAATTATCAGTgaaaccaatttttattttttgtttattaaggAAGAAAAATCTTGGTGTGACACTCCAAAAGAAGTAGAACTGAAGGATGAATGCGAAATTCTGAAGGGAAGGTAAGCACTCTTTCCTCAGCCTATCTTTATGCTTAACCATGCTTCTCTTTATGCTTTAAAATATGGTCATTGTATATACCTAATGTAATAAGAAGGAAACTGATATTTAGATACTAAAAGCTAGTATTCCAACTAGCTACAGTTATAAACGAACAAGCAATAATCAAACTCTGGTATAGATTATGCTGCTGGGCTTGAGTGCAGTAGTCAGTTGTAGTAAATTAAACTCTGTTTGTTGTTTAATTGACGAAGTTCGCGCTATTTcatagtattagcacagtctagtatatatagtcatgaagcttgagttgttgagggtactagaaacaatagactggactggtactattttgcattgtctgtgatgaggcgatagtagcgatcctggtggttagcaactgtctatggatgcatattccctacatattgagcttcgtgactgtatatactagactttggttTTAGATACAACTTCCATTAATGTAGTCTTATGGATGGCTTCAGTTGGCAGTGCTTGGTTTCCAAACACAAGTTTTAATAAGCAGTCTCAACCAATATTTATAAATATCAAGCACCATTTACTAGATTCATTCTGGAGTGTTTGTGACCCAACTTTCCTCTgttaaatttcagaatattgtgaACAAGATCTCAAAACAGTCCTAACCATTATATTCAGTCAAGTATACCtggtgtcatttttaacttttggTACCTAACAAATCCTTTCCGAGGTAATAAGATACATATAATGTCCccagtaatgttattttattttatttcgcacTCGAGCAGCAAACCATACAAAATATGCTAAAAGATCTTCTAACACAAGACACCATTGGCGAAACTCTCAAGATGCTTATCCTACCCAAAAAATTtcagttattattcctagtaacagtaggcctgtaagttcgtaataacgatatatcgtaacacttggttgcaaTCCGATCCTTTCATtcttaagttcactgttggcagtcattccagtatggagagtGCAGTGCAAGCAGTGAGACTTGAGGTAAAAGCCCCTAAAGGCATGGCTACaaccttgactcgcaagcttgaggggggAACTGCGAGGGGGTATCAATTCGCTACATCTCCGTACAGGACGAGGCTAGCCTTCCATCACAATATTACATCGCATTATATTGGTGTTCTCAGAAAGTGCTGCattgttgagtttagtttaatcaaaattgCATGCGTATGTGTGTTACgtattaattttctgtaaaatggctcatactgagagaaaaTTCAGgtaattatttgtagaattaaaagagaaaccgttttcaagttgaacatatgaaacaaaatgtgcttacataGGAGATCGTTAccaaatttacatattaaaatagcggatggaggaagacaaaatagaaattttcagaaaaactcttcttgggttctcagccaggtgagttggagattagcttccaagctttcgacagctagctctgccatcttcttcaagtccctgaagaagatggcagagctagccgtcgaaagcttagaagctaatctccaactcacctggctgagaacctgagaagagtTTTTCTACATCAAacaccgggaaagcctcaagtcatacattagaaattttcagttttcatggtataagaaatatccttggctaactgGGTTCTCTgatacaaattatattgtttcacctgtattctgtttggcaGTGGAAATcaatggtcatcatcttcttgtggggtctgtgtcacaaaaaaatgttaaagaaaagcTGATAAGCATCTACTCTATAAAAAGCTAAAagataagcagattttttcagcataCCCAATATTTACGCCTTAGCTTTACCACTGCAGGACACccaaactaaaaattacatattatagcaCTCACTGTTACAATAGTTTTATAACACTCCAGTGTTACCAAcatagaaattataatattttatagtgttttatgcattcctttttttttttaattttaaatttcgtaaGTAACATGGCAgcatttgtaactttttttaattggttattttgttatgctttaccaactgctatggttatctagcgtctgagtgagatgaaggtgataatgccgtgatAATGCTGGCGAATTGAGTCCTGgatcaagcaccgaaagttacgcagtattttctattaatgggttgagggaaaaccccggaaaaaaacccaaccaggatttgaacttgggCCCTCTTGTTTCACGTTTCGCGATCAGACATGCCAACTGTTGTTCCACAGCTGGACAATTTGTAACTTATCAGTAAAGCGGTTCAAACAATTGCAAGACtaattttaaaaatgattgcttttggttaaaaaatgtacacCAATTAAATCGTCAACGGAAAGTTATCCACTGTACCATCTTTAAAAAAACCGTCTGTCATACGTTGTCCCCTTCAGAACACTTCATTTGATTCCATAACAGCTTAGGATTACTCGTGAACGAACTTCCTATGCACGGCTCTGCTCTATttgcctttgttttttttttcttttgcctgTTTCTAGATCAATTATTGTTACAActaatctataacaaagatatattcagAGAGTGAATTGGattcaaaataaacatcctttccatAGTTATATTCATGCTACAGAAGATcgatcattttttgtgtctaaagcTGTACAGTTTTTCTCAGGAAATGAATTCCATAGGATCCTTATGGGGAACGTTCAAACCAACAAATAACCACGGTAATCCCTTGAGTTAACACTGCATGCCATCTTGCCAGTAAGTCTAATTGTCACAAGTTCATATCTGGCCAAGGTCATTAAGAATTGTTTAGGATGTATGTCTTGATTGGAAATTGAAGTAAAACTGCAAATCCTTTGTCACAGATTTACAACACTTGAAGGAACTAGATCCTAAATAAACAGGGCTAGAGCTAATATTTGCCAGCCATTGTCTATgtcaaaattcaattttagaaATAGCATAATGAACATAAATTTGCGTTACCTGTAATCCATACATTGCATAGAATCATAAACGagatattcattcatagtattctgcccaagggcagtctttcaccgcaaaccgagcttttctaatctttcctattttctgcctttctctttgtctctgcatatgatccatataaatgTCTTCCATCATCTTGTATCTAATTCTGCCCCAAACtgttctctcgttcaccattcctttcagtctATCCTTCAATAGAtagcttcttctcagccagtaccccaaccaattccttttcctctttctgatagtttcaccatcattctttctttacccactcaaACGAGACGAATGagaaagttatttaaattaattttttccagATCTTATATTACCCAGCATAATGATCACCATGCAAACATATACGGAAGTGAACCAACTTTCGACTTTAACCTTCAAAAAGCAGACGACAGTAATGATGTTTGTGATAAAATCGCACATCACGAACCCTTTGAAGAATTCACAGATAGTAATAGTGTTGGTCAAGCCTTTGTTGACAATGACAATGGAGAGACATCTTTCAAATGCAGAGTTTGTGATAAATGTTTCACGGAGCGTTCACAACTTGATGAACACAGCAGCACTCATTCAGGTGAAAGATTCAAATGCGAAACGTGTGGGAAGACATTTACACGACGAATGAGTCTTAATCATCATTTTCTCATACACAGCGGAGAGAGACCTTTCAGTTGTGATGTCTGTGGTAAATGTTTTCCGGTACGTTCTTCTCTAATTCGACATTTAGTCTCACACAGTGGAGAGAAACGTTATAAATGTGACACATGTGGAAATACATTTGCACGTCAGTACGATTTGActcaacataacataacacatagTGGGGACAGACCATTTGATtgtaatatttgtgggaaatgttTCACTAGACGATCTctcctgtatcaacatctttgtACGCACAACACGGAGAGACCTTTTACATGCAATATTTGCGGTAAATCTTTCACACGACGCGTGTATCTTCTTCGATACGAAAGAACTCTTATTGCAACGCATGTAAAGGCAACAGCTTGAAATGGTGGACATTTATGAGACTTTAAATGAGGCGTCTAAAGCACAaagggtccacacctgtcgagtaacggttagcgcatctggccgcgaaaccaggtggtccgggttcgaattccggttggggcaagttacatggttgaggttttttcggggttttccttcaattcaatatgagcgaatgctaggtaactatcagtgctggacccggattcatttcaccggcattatcaccatctcattcagacgctaaataacctaagatgtttttacagtgtcgtaaaataacctaaaaaaaagcACAAAGGGATAAGtgcaattttcaaaaatatttgaattaaacATAGGAGAGTGAAGCTAAAGTGCTTTATTCCATGCACAAAAGCTATGTGTGTGTTACTGTACTCAAGTAGGTGCTATGGTATAGAGGTGTAAAGGAAAACTACTTCATAGTCAGCTCTTTGGTTTGCAGCGCAAGGGATATGTTGCAGTTATATTCATTGTGCTCCAGTCTTTCCATTAGGATGTTACATGATTGCAGTTTTCATTGTTAAATTCTGTCTCTATGTTATCCATAACATTcagactaattaaaaaaaaaattcatagtttATATAATTGATTCAGGGAATGTGGCCAGAATTCTAGAAtaacagaaaatgttaaaaaggaTATTGACTGAAAGGTGTTTGTTCCGGTACACAAACTGTACAGTCGTGGCAAAAAACCCGGAccaacggaataatcaaagtccccgaaatgagccaatgcacatgccacgcccgcaatcacaagatagcgagtaatctattgaaattgttgtagtttcgactgctgacgtagcccatttcgaaagccattagaaaataagttggtaaaattcatgttctgggaataataagttaattaagtagtaaaatatcgctgcaatcgaaaagtattgggaataaatttgaataaggaacaaaaaaaagtttccttccgaggcaggattcgaaccatgaaagtcttagttaccagtctgtcgtgctgtcactgtgaacaaggctctgaaatcagctacaaggttcggtccgattttttttttttttttttttgccactactgtacatacttacCCCATATCCGAAGTGAAATGGCTCTTTGTAGCACTTTAGTACTCCTACTAAAATAGAACATTTACATTTTCTGCTCGGAAGTGGTGACCATTACTGCTAGGAAATGGTTTGGTGATGGTTTAATATACTGCAAATACGCCTGACTTTAATCGGCAAGTAGTCAGAATTTGAAATTATTGCTGCAGGAACAATAAAGACGATTTGCGCATGCTCCTGACCATTGGAAACTGCTGCAGAAACAAATCTATTATTACACATGTTGGCCAGAATTATAcgttttttaatttcttctgagCAGTCATTTAGTTTACTAATGAACCTAAGTAGTAAAGCTAACAACTTACTTAGTTATGGCTTTTTagtaacccagaggttcattgtccccctcacataagcccgcaatcgatccctatcctgagcaagattaattcagtctacaatcatatcccacctccatcaaatccattttaatattatcctcacatctacgtctcggcctccccaaagatatttttccgtccgatctcccaactaacactctatatgcatttctggattcacccatacgtgctatatgccctttttccatctcaaacgtctggattaaatgttcctaattatgtcaaatgaagaatacaatgcatgcagttcttcgttgtgcaattttctccattctcctctaacttcatcccttttagtcccaaatattttcttaagcaccttattctcgttAACAACAGccttaaatttgtataatttcctATCAAGATATTCTGAAATTCATCTTAGCTAGTAGTTTTGTAGGTCTATAATTTTTCCTGATTAATTTTTAATTCCATTTTCTTAGTGGCGAGCTCCAATGCAGTGAAAGTCTCTTCTAAATTCTAGACGAGGTCTTGTTGCTGCACCAATAATATCAGCATAGGCTGAAAGATATAGGCTACAGACCTGGCAAAAATTCACTGATTTGGATTTCTGCCTCTTGGGCAGATACCTGTATTGAATTATGACGTAGATATAAAGAAACATAATTACATGCTCTTTAAAGATTAgtacttaaattaaaaattaataattataacaaatcaTCTAAAAAAATAGGTCTGTTCTCTCTTCAACATTCCTCACAAAATAGAATGAATTGGCACCTTTTGATTCAAACTGCATTTTGACACCAACAGAATATAGTATATAATATCTATAAtgggtgtggattggaaagagagaaggttgttcagtaatctttattatGAAACGAGTcatagtcaggataggagaagaaatgtcagaaggaagtgaaacagggagaggagtatgtgaaggatgccctttatcacataTCCTGTTCACCATCTACTTGGAGgaattagtgaagaactgttttcagaacatggaaggggtgataggaggaggaagaagaataaagtgcataagatttgctgatatggcacttttagcagaagaggagacgatacaaagggatatgctactggagctaaatgacagctgtgagcatatgagatgaagataagtgcaaataagacgaagaccatggtcgtaggaagaaatataaagaaggtaccagtaaacatgcgaattctaaatgaggcagtagagcaggtggacagcttcaaatacttgggctgtactataagcagtaacatgagctgctaccaggaagtcaaaaggaggatagcaatggccaaggaagcttttaataaaaaaaaggagcatcttctgcagacctctgggaaaagaactaaggaagagactagtgaagtgctttgtatggagagtggaattgtatgggacagaaacatggacattacgcgacgacgtgaagagaagcgaatagaagcatttgaaatgtgtatatggaaaAGAAtcgagtgtgtgaagtggacagacagaataaaaaatgaagctgtgttggaaagagtgggtgaagaaagaatgatgctgaaactgatcagaaagaggaaaaggaattggttgggtcactgcgagaagaaactgcctactgaaggatgaactggaaggaatggtgaatggggaaaaaagttcagggcagaagaagatatcagatgataacgactttaagatatatggaccatatgagaagacaaagaggaaagaagaaaataggaaagattagggaaagctgggtttgcagtgaaagaccagctcttggacagaacactatgaatgaatgactgaagaaTTTATGTGGCGTGATAGCCCATGAAGGGCGAAAGCAGACATCTGGCCTCACTTTCAAATGTCTCAGCAgggatgaacgatcatccaaccagaatagaggtattgtatggttagcacgatgatcctacAGCTGTTTTTAAACTGGATTTTAGTAGATACCTAATGTAGCTCCACAACTTCATCATGATGGTGGGTAGTCATTGATCTCATACActgatcattataaaattcctttcCCATGAGGACtatagacatacatacatattagtggttttattacagtctagtatatacagtcacgaagctcaatacgtagtaaatatgcatccatagatagttgctaaccaataggatcgctactatcatctCATCATagacaacgcgaaatagtacctccacagtctattgttcgtagtaccctaacaactcaagcttcgtgactgtacatactagactgtggttttatttaacctgacagcgTTAAGGCCATATCATTTTAGTATTCAATTTAAGGACATCATGCTTCATGcagaatgcataggcctactcgaTTCTTGCATGAATTTAAAATGCCATATTACCTGTCATTCATTATCATGGTAGATTAAGTTGCAGTGATATACCGTCTACCTCAAAGGTTTTGTGTATAAATCACACAGGTTTACGGCGTGTATAATACCAAATTTAaaggtacaaaataaataataattaaagcatTATTTCACTGTTGTAGATAGAAGGGATATGATGTAGAATATGTTCTCATATGTTGAACGTATGAAAGGGTGCAAACGTCGTTCTTGTGATAGGCTATTTTGATTAATCCACCGTGTTCTGGAACTTGACATAATGTTTTGTTAGTTCGAGACGCTGC
This sequence is a window from Periplaneta americana isolate PAMFEO1 chromosome 2, P.americana_PAMFEO1_priV1, whole genome shotgun sequence. Protein-coding genes within it:
- the LOC138694295 gene encoding gastrula zinc finger protein XlCGF7.1-like isoform X7, which translates into the protein MDVIKTDSNSSNGTCELRCKSVTAVKEEKAPIDAEVFPIKYEDDEEKSWCDTPKEVELKDECEILKGRSYITQHNDHHANIYGSEPTFDFNLQKADDSNDVCDKIAHHEPFEEFTDSNSVGQAFVDNDNGETSFKCRVCDKCFTERSQLDEHSSTHSGERFKCETCGKTFTRRMSLNHHFLIHSGERPFSCDVCGKCFPVRSSLIRHLVSHSGEKRYKCDTCGNTFARQYDLTQHNITHSGDRPFDCNICGKCFTRRSLLYQHLCTHNTERPFTCNICGKSFTRRVYLLRYERTLIATHVKATA